The following DNA comes from Thermoanaerobaculales bacterium.
ACACCCAGCTGCGCACCCTGCTTCGCGCCGGCCTGCCGCTCGCCCAGTCGCTCGAGCTGCTCAAGGCGCAGCAGACGCACCCCCACTTCCGCGTCCTGCTCGACAAGGTCCACCAGCAGGTGACGACCGGGGTGTCGCTGTCCGACGCCTTCCTGTCGCTGGGCGACGTCTTCCCGAAGCTCTACGCCAACTCGCTGCGCGCCGGCGAGCGGTCGGGCGACCTCGAGAGCGTGATCGGGCGCTTCGTCCAGTATCAGCGCCTGGTCGAGTCGGTCCGCAAGAAGATCGTCGCCGCCCTGACCTACCCGGCGGTCCTGGTCGCGCTCGCGGTGGCCCTGGTGGTGCTGCTGGTGGCCTACGTGATCCCGAGGTTCTCGGACTTCTACACCCAGTTCGGGTCCGAGCTCCCGCTGCCGACCCGGATCGTGCTCGGGGTCGCACACACGGTCGAGAGCAACCTGATCCTGATTATCGTCGGCGGGGGGCTGGCGATCTGGGGCTTCCGGGCCTGGAAGGCGTCGCCGGCCGGCCGGCGGGTGGTCGATCGCTGGACGCTCCGGCTGCCGCTCCTGGGACGGCTCGCCCAGCAGTTCGCCCTGTCCCAGTTCACGCGCTCGCTGGCGGTGCTGCTGCATGGCGGCACCCCGATGGTGCCGGCGCTCGAGACGGCGGCGACGTCGGTGAAGAACGTCTACATTTCCGAGCTGTTCCTCGGCTGCGTCCGGGAGGTGCAGGAGGGGCGGCCGCTGTCCGACGCGCTCGAGGACACCGGCCGGGCCCCGGGCCTCGCCCTGGCCATGATCCGGGTCGGCGAGTCCACCGGAGCGCTGCCCGAGATGCTCGAGCACACCTCCAACTTCTTCGACGAGGAGATCGAGTTCTCCCTGACCCGGATCACCACCCTGTTCGAGCCGATGATCCTGGTGTTCATGGGCATCGTCATTGCGGGCCTGCTGCTGGCCGTCTACTATCCGCTGCTCAGGCTCGTGTCGACGATCGCGTGAGGTAGCCATGGCGACAGATCCCACACTGGACCGGACGCTGGTCATGCTCGATGAGCAGGACGCGACCGAGGTCCACGACGACGTGGCCGAGGCCCGCGCCCTGGCTGCGCGGATCGGCCTCCCGTTCGATCCCCTCGACGAGTTCCACATCGATCCCGAGCTGTTCCGCGCGATCCCGGTCGAGGTGATGCTGCGCTACCAGTTCCTGCCGCTCGCGTCGGACGGCGAGGTCCTGCGGGTGGTGATGGCGGACCCATCGAACGTGGTCCAGCTCAACGAGGTGGAGCTGGCGCTGGCGCGTCCGCTCGACGTGCTGGTGGGGCCGCCGACGCGGATCGCGGACATCCTCGAGAAGTCGGAGTCGACGCAGCGCGTGCTCGACGAGGCGACGGAAGGCTTCCAGCTGCAGCTGGTCCAGGAGGCGGAGGACGGCGAGGAGGTGCTGTCAATCGACCGGATCACCGCCGACTCGTCGCCGATCATCCGGCTGGTCGACTCGGTGCTCTTCAACGCCATCCAGCGCAGGGCCTCGGACATCCACATCGAGACCCAGGACCGCGAGGTGGTGGTCAAGTACCGGATCGACGGCGTGCTCTACCAGGCCATGAAGTCGATCGACAAGCGCCACCACTCGACCATCATCTCCCGGATCAAGGTGATGTCCGAGCTCGACATCGCCGAGAAGCGGATCCCCCAGGACGGCCGCTTCAAGGTGCGCTTCTCCGGCCGGACGATCGACTTCCGGGTGTCGATCATGCCCAACGTGCACGGCGAGGACGCGGTCATCCGGATCCTCGACAAGGAGTCCACCAACGCCGAGTTCCGGACCCTGAACCTGAGCGTGCTCGGGCTCGAGGAGGACACCAAGGCCCAGCTCCGGAAGTTCATCCGGGAGCCCTACGGAATGGTGCTGGTCACGGGGCCGACCGGGTCGGGCAAGACGACCACCCTCTACGCCTGCCTGTCCGAGATCCAGTCCTCCGAGGACAAGATCATCACCATCGAGGACCCGGTCGAGTACCAGCTCAAGGGCATCACCCAGATCCCGGTGAACGAGAAGAAGGGGCTCACCTTCGCCCGCGGCCTGCGGTCGATCCTCCGCCATGACCCCGACAAGATCATGGTCGGAGAGATCCGTGACGAGGAGACGGCGGCGATCGCCGTGCAGTCGGCGCTGACCGGCCACCTGGTGTTCACCACGGTGCACGCCAACAACGTGGTCGATGTCATCGGCCGCTTCCTCAACATGAACGTCCACCTCTACAACTTCGTGTCCGCCCTGAACTGCGTGCTGGCGCAGCGGCTGGTGCGTCGAATCTGCGTCCACTGCAAGCGCCCGGCGACCGTTTCCGACCAGCTGCTCGACGACTCCGGGCTGGAGCCCGCCCGCTACCGCGACTTCGTCTTCTACGAGGGCGCCGGGTGCATCGAGTGCAACGGCACCGGCTACCGGGGGCGGCTCGCGATCGCCGAGCTGCTCAACCTGTCGGACAACATCCGGCAGCTGATCATCGACCACCGGTCGGCGGCCGAGATCAAGCGCGCCGCCAAGGCCGAGGGCATGCGCTTCCTGCGCGAGTCGGCGCTCCAGAAGGTCTTCGCCGGGGAAACCACGCTCCATGACATCAACAAGGTGACCTTCGTGGAATGAGCTGGGCACGCTTCCTCATCAGTCCGCCGCCGACCACGAGCTGGATCCTCGACGGCTCGGTGGTCGCGGCGATCCGGCGCGAGCCCAGGGGCGGCGTCCTGTGGGCCGCCGAGGCGACTCCGCCCGGGTCGTTCGAGGTCGGCCCGGTCGGCCTGCAAGCGGTCGACCGCCGCAAGCTGGTCGCGGCGCTCGGCTCGATCCACGGCCGCCTCGAGGGCGCGCGCCGTGCGGCCGTGGTGGTGCCCACCGGCTGGACGCGGAGCTACGTGCTCTCCTTCCAGGATCTGCCCCGCCGGCAGCGCGAGATCGAGCAGGTCGTGCAGTGGCGGCTGAAGAAGCTGCTGCCGGCGCCGCCGTCGGAGCTGAGGATGTCGCTCGTGAACCTGGCGCCGACCGACGGTGCCCGGCCCATGCTCGTGATGGTGGCGATGGAGCGCGCGCTGTCAGAGCTCGAGGCAGCGTTCCGGGAGGTCGGGGTCGAGCTCGGCCTGATCACCGGCCAGATCTTCGCGCTCGCCGCCGCCTCCGCACCGGGGACGCGGCTGCTGGTGCAGCAGGAGCAGGGCTTCCTGAGCCTGCACCTGTCCGAAGGCGACGACCTGCGGCTGATCAGGACCAAGCACCTCGCGTCGTCGGGCCGGGTGGGCGAGGCCGTCCGGCGGGAGCTCAACCTCACGCTGGGCTACATCCGCGAGACCCTCGGCGTGCCCGGGGAGCTCGGCATCGAGGTGTTCGCCGACAGCGCCGTGCTCGAGCGGGAGATCGAGGACTGGCGCTTGATGCAGCCCGGCGTGACGAGGCTGCCCGAGCGGCCGGCACCGCCCTTCACGGTGGCCGGTGCGGAGGGCCGCCTCGGCCAGGCGCGGATCCAGCCGCTGTGGGCGGTGATCGCGGAGGCCCACCCGTGATGACGCCGAACCTCGCCGAGCGCCCCTTCCTCAACACCCGCCCGGTGTGGCT
Coding sequences within:
- a CDS encoding type II secretion system F family protein, with protein sequence MPEFLCRIGSPDGSVLELRRVAVSMEAVQRELESEGFHVFSVGRARSRLRVPLVSRAEKVPSQDFLLFNTQLRTLLRAGLPLAQSLELLKAQQTHPHFRVLLDKVHQQVTTGVSLSDAFLSLGDVFPKLYANSLRAGERSGDLESVIGRFVQYQRLVESVRKKIVAALTYPAVLVALAVALVVLLVAYVIPRFSDFYTQFGSELPLPTRIVLGVAHTVESNLILIIVGGGLAIWGFRAWKASPAGRRVVDRWTLRLPLLGRLAQQFALSQFTRSLAVLLHGGTPMVPALETAATSVKNVYISELFLGCVREVQEGRPLSDALEDTGRAPGLALAMIRVGESTGALPEMLEHTSNFFDEEIEFSLTRITTLFEPMILVFMGIVIAGLLLAVYYPLLRLVSTIA
- a CDS encoding GspE/PulE family protein, translating into MATDPTLDRTLVMLDEQDATEVHDDVAEARALAARIGLPFDPLDEFHIDPELFRAIPVEVMLRYQFLPLASDGEVLRVVMADPSNVVQLNEVELALARPLDVLVGPPTRIADILEKSESTQRVLDEATEGFQLQLVQEAEDGEEVLSIDRITADSSPIIRLVDSVLFNAIQRRASDIHIETQDREVVVKYRIDGVLYQAMKSIDKRHHSTIISRIKVMSELDIAEKRIPQDGRFKVRFSGRTIDFRVSIMPNVHGEDAVIRILDKESTNAEFRTLNLSVLGLEEDTKAQLRKFIREPYGMVLVTGPTGSGKTTTLYACLSEIQSSEDKIITIEDPVEYQLKGITQIPVNEKKGLTFARGLRSILRHDPDKIMVGEIRDEETAAIAVQSALTGHLVFTTVHANNVVDVIGRFLNMNVHLYNFVSALNCVLAQRLVRRICVHCKRPATVSDQLLDDSGLEPARYRDFVFYEGAGCIECNGTGYRGRLAIAELLNLSDNIRQLIIDHRSAAEIKRAAKAEGMRFLRESALQKVFAGETTLHDINKVTFVE